In Micromonospora purpureochromogenes, a single window of DNA contains:
- a CDS encoding glycoside hydrolase family 13 protein, which yields MSTADQGPWWRGAVIYQVYPRSFADGNGDGIGDLAGIRSRLGHLSALGVDAIWFSPWYPSPMADAGYDVADHRDIDPVFGTLAEAEALIAEAHALGTRIIVDVVPNHCSDAHPWFQAALAGGPDAPERELFWFRPGRGPDGDQRPTDWVGEFGGETWTRTVDPDGTPGDWYLHLFTAEQPDFNWDHPRVRAEFEDILRFWFDRGVDGIRIDSAGLLVKDGTLPEALAGRPHPFHDLDGVHEIYRAWRRIADSYPGERALIGEVWLPDRDRFAHYLRPDELHSAFNFDFLGCAWDATALRRCVDETLAAHAPVGAPATWVLSNHDVTRHVTRYGRADTTFSFAGKREGVPTDLELGTLRARAAALLTLALPGAVYVYQGEELGLWEVEDIPPALRQDPMWERSGHGRDGCRVPLPWAGDAPPFGFSPDGATRTPWLPQPAEWKDRTVRAQTDDPHSMLELYRAAIGVRRTEADPGDGTLRWLPAPDGVLAFARGPAFACLVNLGTTPVPLPPHEARLLASAPLDDELLPPDTAVWLRTRERPGTRERPAEPGAAPAS from the coding sequence GTGTCCACAGCAGACCAGGGTCCGTGGTGGCGTGGAGCCGTGATCTACCAGGTCTACCCGCGGAGCTTCGCCGACGGCAACGGCGACGGCATCGGCGACCTCGCCGGCATCCGGTCCCGGCTGGGCCACCTGTCCGCGCTCGGCGTCGACGCGATCTGGTTCAGCCCCTGGTACCCGTCCCCGATGGCCGACGCCGGCTACGACGTGGCCGACCACCGCGACATCGATCCGGTCTTCGGCACCCTGGCCGAAGCGGAGGCGCTGATCGCGGAGGCACACGCGCTCGGCACCCGGATCATCGTCGACGTGGTGCCGAACCACTGCTCCGACGCGCACCCCTGGTTCCAGGCGGCGCTCGCCGGCGGTCCGGACGCGCCCGAGCGGGAGCTGTTCTGGTTCCGCCCCGGCCGGGGCCCGGACGGCGACCAGCGGCCCACCGACTGGGTCGGCGAGTTCGGCGGCGAGACCTGGACCCGGACCGTCGACCCGGACGGCACCCCCGGCGACTGGTACCTGCACCTGTTCACCGCCGAGCAGCCGGACTTCAACTGGGACCACCCCCGGGTACGGGCGGAGTTCGAGGACATCCTGCGGTTCTGGTTCGACCGGGGGGTGGACGGCATCCGGATCGACTCGGCGGGGTTGCTGGTCAAGGACGGGACGCTGCCCGAGGCCCTGGCGGGCCGGCCGCACCCGTTCCACGACCTCGACGGGGTGCACGAGATCTACCGCGCCTGGCGACGGATCGCCGACTCCTACCCAGGGGAGCGGGCGCTGATCGGCGAGGTGTGGCTGCCGGACCGGGACCGGTTCGCCCACTACCTGCGCCCGGACGAGCTGCACTCGGCGTTCAACTTCGACTTCCTCGGCTGCGCCTGGGACGCGACCGCGCTGCGCCGCTGCGTCGACGAGACGCTCGCCGCGCACGCCCCGGTCGGCGCACCCGCCACCTGGGTGCTGTCCAACCACGACGTGACCCGCCACGTCACCCGCTACGGCCGGGCGGACACCACGTTCAGCTTCGCCGGCAAGCGCGAAGGCGTCCCCACCGACCTGGAGCTGGGCACCCTCCGGGCCCGGGCGGCGGCGCTGCTCACCCTCGCCCTGCCCGGCGCGGTCTACGTCTACCAGGGCGAGGAACTGGGCCTGTGGGAGGTCGAGGACATTCCGCCCGCCCTGCGCCAGGACCCGATGTGGGAGCGCTCGGGTCACGGCCGGGACGGCTGCCGGGTCCCGCTGCCCTGGGCCGGCGACGCACCGCCGTTCGGGTTCAGCCCGGACGGCGCGACCCGGACGCCCTGGCTGCCCCAGCCGGCGGAGTGGAAGGACCGGACCGTCCGGGCGCAGACCGACGACCCGCACTCGATGCTGGAGCTGTACCGGGCGGCGATCGGCGTGCGGCGTACCGAGGCGGACCCCGGTGACGGGACGCTGCGCTGGCTGCCGGCTCCCGACGGGGTGCTCGCCTTCGCCCGCGGCCCCGCCTTCGCCTGCCTGGTGAACCTCGGCACGACCCCGGTGCCGCTGCCCCCGCACGAGGCACGACTGCTCGCCAGCGCGCCGCTGGACGACGAGCTGCTGCCGCCGGACACCGCCGTCTGGCTGCGTACCCGGGAACGGCCGGGTACCCGGGAACGGCCGGCCGAACCCGGCGCCGCGCCGGCCTCCTGA
- a CDS encoding molybdopterin-dependent oxidoreductase, with translation MWRALDRHRPPGVDATADAWRSPVRGPWLTSVFGAVLLAALPLVIVTGLLDWIAYGPRLGQAFPRDVGWLHPPVFGWPTRPAWLFRLTQGLHVTLGIVLVPVVLGKLWSVVPKLFDWPPARSVAQVLERLSLLLLVGGILFEAATGLLNIQYAYLFGFDFYTAHWYGAWVFTAALVTHVAIKLPRMVTALRGPGFARTPVERTGPEPADPDGLVSRRPGPATMSRRGVLGLAGGGALLLAALTVGQSLDGVLRRTALLLPRGRQPGDGPNGFPVNRSAAAAGIQPADTGAGWRLIVRGGDRSVELDRDRLLAMAQHTADLPIACVEGWSTAQTWTGVRLRDLAALVGAPEAATASVRSLERAGLFRQARLQANQVRDPDSLLALRVNGVDLSPDHGYPARIIVPALPGVHCTKWVREIAFEGRADG, from the coding sequence CTGTGGCGGGCGCTGGACCGGCACCGCCCGCCCGGCGTCGACGCCACCGCCGACGCCTGGCGCAGCCCGGTACGCGGGCCGTGGTTGACCTCGGTGTTCGGGGCGGTCCTGCTCGCCGCCCTGCCGCTGGTGATCGTCACCGGGCTGCTGGACTGGATCGCCTACGGACCCCGGCTCGGCCAGGCGTTCCCCCGCGACGTGGGTTGGCTGCACCCGCCCGTCTTCGGCTGGCCCACCCGGCCGGCCTGGCTGTTCCGGCTCACCCAGGGCCTGCACGTGACGCTCGGCATCGTGCTGGTCCCGGTGGTGCTGGGCAAGCTCTGGTCGGTGGTGCCCAAGCTCTTCGACTGGCCGCCGGCCCGCTCGGTGGCCCAGGTGCTGGAACGGCTGTCGCTGCTGCTGCTGGTCGGCGGGATCCTCTTCGAGGCGGCCACCGGCCTGCTCAACATCCAGTACGCGTACCTGTTCGGGTTCGACTTCTACACCGCGCACTGGTACGGCGCCTGGGTCTTCACCGCCGCCCTGGTCACCCACGTGGCGATCAAGCTGCCCCGGATGGTCACGGCGCTGCGCGGGCCGGGCTTCGCGCGTACCCCGGTGGAGCGGACCGGGCCGGAGCCGGCGGATCCGGACGGCCTGGTGTCCCGGCGGCCCGGCCCGGCGACGATGAGCCGGCGCGGGGTGCTGGGCCTGGCCGGCGGCGGCGCGCTGCTGCTGGCCGCGTTGACCGTCGGGCAGAGCCTGGACGGGGTGCTGCGCCGCACCGCGCTGCTGCTGCCCCGGGGTCGGCAACCCGGCGACGGGCCGAACGGATTCCCGGTCAACCGCAGCGCCGCCGCGGCCGGCATCCAGCCCGCCGACACCGGGGCGGGCTGGCGGCTGATCGTGCGCGGCGGCGACCGCAGTGTCGAGCTGGACCGGGACCGCCTGCTCGCGATGGCGCAGCACACGGCGGACCTGCCGATCGCCTGCGTGGAGGGCTGGTCGACGGCGCAGACCTGGACCGGGGTGCGGCTGCGCGACCTCGCCGCGCTGGTCGGCGCGCCGGAGGCGGCCACGGCGTCGGTCCGGTCGCTGGAGCGGGCCGGCCTGTTCCGCCAGGCCCGGTTGCAGGCCAACCAGGTCCGCGACCCCGACTCCCTGCTCGCCCTGCGGGTCAACGGGGTCGACCTCTCCCCCGACCACGGCTATCCGGCGCGGATCATCGTGCCGGCGCTGCCGGGGGTGCACTGCACCAAGTGGGTCCGGGAGATCGCCTTCGAGGGGCGCGCCGATGGCTAG
- a CDS encoding NYN domain-containing protein has translation MDHEDRIALFLDYENLALGARDHRGGMAFDFRPIADALAERGRVVVRRAYADWSYFDEDRRMLTRSHVELIEIPQRMGASRKNAADIKMAVDAVELAFEREYISTFVICTGDSDFTPLVHKLRELNKRVIGVGVEKSTSALLPPACDEFLYYDRLEGVDIPPTRARRARPARVPSPQQVEQEQVEQEPEPQAAVEEPVRDVDTLAGLVAQTVAGLQGSSGGEVTASTLKRTLLRKDPTFSESDYGFRTFGELLRHLAKQNVVELAEGPAKGDPEVSLPEHGDREEAFGLLRAVVQDLAGADGAAALSGLKNQLRRARPDFSEKKLGYRSFLQFCKAAATSGVVHLEWNADADDYLLTPQAS, from the coding sequence GTGGATCACGAAGACCGGATCGCCCTGTTCCTCGACTACGAGAACCTCGCGCTGGGGGCGCGCGACCACCGCGGCGGCATGGCCTTTGACTTCCGCCCCATCGCCGACGCCCTCGCCGAGCGGGGCCGGGTGGTCGTGCGGCGGGCGTACGCGGACTGGTCGTACTTCGACGAGGACCGCCGGATGCTCACCCGGTCGCACGTCGAGCTCATCGAGATACCTCAGCGCATGGGCGCCTCCCGCAAGAACGCCGCCGACATCAAGATGGCGGTGGACGCGGTGGAGTTGGCCTTCGAGCGCGAGTACATCTCGACGTTCGTGATCTGCACCGGCGACAGCGACTTCACTCCGCTGGTCCACAAGCTCCGCGAGCTCAACAAGCGGGTGATCGGCGTCGGGGTGGAGAAGTCCACCTCCGCCCTGCTGCCGCCGGCCTGCGACGAATTCCTCTACTACGACCGGCTGGAGGGGGTCGACATCCCGCCGACCCGGGCCCGGCGGGCCCGTCCGGCACGGGTGCCCAGTCCGCAGCAGGTGGAGCAGGAACAGGTCGAGCAGGAACCCGAGCCCCAGGCGGCGGTCGAGGAACCGGTCCGCGACGTGGACACCCTCGCGGGGCTGGTGGCCCAGACGGTGGCCGGTCTCCAGGGCAGCTCCGGCGGCGAGGTGACCGCGTCGACGTTGAAGCGCACCCTGCTGCGCAAGGACCCGACCTTCAGCGAGTCCGACTACGGGTTCCGCACCTTCGGCGAACTCCTGCGCCACCTCGCCAAGCAGAACGTGGTCGAGCTGGCGGAGGGCCCGGCCAAGGGCGACCCGGAGGTCTCCCTGCCCGAACACGGCGACCGGGAGGAGGCGTTCGGGCTCCTGCGCGCCGTGGTCCAGGACCTGGCCGGCGCCGACGGCGCGGCGGCACTGTCCGGCCTGAAGAACCAGCTCCGGCGGGCGCGGCCCGACTTCAGCGAGAAGAAGCTCGGATACCGCAGCTTCCTCCAGTTCTGCAAGGCGGCCGCCACCAGCGGCGTGGTCCACCTGGAATGGAACGCCGACGCCGACGACTACCTGCTCACCCCGCAGGCTTCCTGA
- a CDS encoding YncE family protein: MRFRTVIGSVLASTMAAAAGLVATTAPAAARDTATLIPGVTQLVDTAAGGGRVFVSTTDRIVVADASGTLTGTITGLASPTGLAITPDGSRVYAALSGSNEIAEIDAATLAVTRRIDLSAYPSPTNLSLDGDRLWVGYGVKGSFVGGVLSLDLSAAASAPVQVADRMYGAPLVAGAGTTVATGESGLSPSNLRVYDVSTTPATLRGIIDGSANGLWDLNDLTITPDGAQAITVFPGSGLDVWDTTTLTKVRTYGSRSEYPGAPRSVVRSADGAYLAAAFDGDTYGPYAAVYDSASATRTYQTTITNNATLVAGSLSVMGHDLFALQEDRQRNRYYLWRVEGATLQASTLTLSPAGTATALDPFPLTGRLTLPDGTAPGEQPIEISRTLPDGTTAVVGTVSTAADGTFTATDTPPVGGSVSYTAIWDGSPTVRWSKTTTKVDVATHATSLTLTGPTTGNASRSLTLTGRLSTAGDVPTPAGSVAVWRVVTNRNGTTVLDLAPATLAADGSFTITDTPPVGGTYTYHARYDGNATFSLSHVAYDVVIRGGAG, from the coding sequence GTGCGGTTCCGCACAGTGATCGGCTCAGTCCTGGCATCGACGATGGCCGCAGCGGCCGGCCTCGTCGCCACCACCGCACCCGCCGCCGCCCGGGACACCGCCACGCTCATTCCCGGCGTCACCCAGCTCGTCGACACGGCAGCCGGCGGCGGGCGGGTCTTCGTCTCCACGACCGACCGGATCGTGGTCGCCGACGCCAGTGGCACGCTCACCGGCACCATCACCGGCCTGGCCAGCCCGACCGGCCTGGCGATCACGCCCGACGGCAGCCGGGTCTACGCGGCGCTCTCCGGCTCCAACGAGATCGCCGAGATCGACGCCGCCACCCTCGCCGTCACCCGGCGGATCGACCTGTCCGCGTACCCGTCCCCCACCAACCTGTCGCTGGACGGCGACCGACTCTGGGTGGGCTACGGCGTGAAGGGCAGCTTCGTCGGCGGCGTCCTCAGCCTCGACCTGTCCGCCGCGGCATCCGCGCCGGTCCAGGTCGCCGACCGGATGTACGGCGCGCCGCTGGTCGCGGGAGCCGGCACCACGGTCGCCACCGGCGAGTCCGGCCTCAGCCCTAGCAACTTGCGGGTGTACGACGTGAGCACGACACCGGCGACGCTACGCGGCATCATCGACGGCTCCGCCAACGGTCTGTGGGACCTGAACGACCTCACCATCACGCCGGACGGCGCGCAGGCGATCACCGTCTTCCCCGGCTCTGGCCTGGACGTGTGGGACACCACCACGCTGACCAAGGTCCGCACCTACGGTTCCCGGTCGGAGTACCCGGGCGCCCCGCGGTCCGTCGTTCGCAGCGCGGACGGCGCATACCTCGCCGCCGCCTTCGACGGCGACACCTACGGCCCCTACGCCGCCGTGTACGACTCGGCCAGCGCCACCCGCACCTACCAGACCACCATCACGAACAACGCCACGCTGGTCGCCGGCAGCCTCTCCGTCATGGGCCACGACCTCTTCGCCCTGCAGGAGGACCGGCAGCGCAACCGGTACTACCTGTGGCGGGTGGAGGGGGCCACCCTGCAGGCGTCCACGCTGACCCTCTCCCCGGCCGGCACGGCGACCGCGCTCGACCCGTTCCCCCTGACCGGCCGGCTCACCCTCCCCGACGGCACCGCCCCCGGCGAGCAGCCGATCGAGATCAGCCGCACCCTGCCCGACGGCACCACGGCGGTCGTCGGCACCGTCAGCACCGCCGCGGACGGCACCTTCACCGCCACGGACACCCCGCCGGTCGGTGGCAGCGTCAGCTACACCGCGATCTGGGACGGCAGCCCGACCGTCCGCTGGTCGAAGACCACCACCAAGGTCGACGTGGCGACGCATGCCACCTCGCTGACCCTGACCGGTCCCACCACTGGGAACGCCAGCAGGTCGCTCACCCTCACCGGCCGGCTGAGCACCGCCGGCGACGTCCCCACCCCGGCCGGGTCGGTTGCGGTGTGGCGGGTGGTCACCAACCGCAACGGCACCACGGTCCTGGACCTGGCCCCGGCGACGCTCGCCGCCGACGGCTCGTTCACCATCACCGACACGCCCCCGGTGGGCGGCACGTACACGTACCACGCCCGGTACGACGGCAACGCCACGTTCTCGCTCTCGCACGTCGCCTACGACGTCGTGATTCGGGGTGGCGCCGGCTGA
- a CDS encoding phage holin family protein, with protein sequence MSASPMGAGGGPDKTQASIGELLADASRNFSYLLRKEVELAKAELRAEARSFGMVAAMFAAAAIAALLTLVFLSHALWWALSNVMDQGWAALIVAIIWAVIGAVLASRARRQLRTVTALGRTRQTAQEIPDAVKGR encoded by the coding sequence ATGAGCGCATCGCCCATGGGCGCGGGCGGGGGTCCGGACAAGACCCAGGCCTCCATCGGTGAGCTGCTCGCCGACGCCAGCCGCAACTTCTCCTACCTCCTGCGCAAGGAGGTCGAGCTCGCCAAGGCCGAATTGCGGGCGGAGGCACGCAGCTTCGGCATGGTGGCAGCCATGTTCGCCGCCGCGGCGATCGCGGCGCTGCTGACCCTGGTGTTCCTGTCCCACGCCCTGTGGTGGGCGCTGTCCAACGTCATGGACCAGGGCTGGGCCGCGTTGATCGTCGCCATCATCTGGGCGGTGATCGGCGCCGTGCTCGCCTCCCGGGCGCGCCGGCAGCTACGAACGGTGACCGCCCTGGGGCGTACCAGACAGACCGCGCAGGAGATTCCGGACGCGGTCAAAGGCCGCTGA
- a CDS encoding DUF3618 domain-containing protein — translation MSTDPDRIRYDIEAARAELSSDVDALTDRVNPRRIAAAPVNRARGRLSRMVDAIMGNARHARDVASQQASGVTQRASATTNRLSDTTQHLTGTAQHGAATAGERARGLTHASRERAEGNPLAAGLIAFGVGALASSLLRPSHKERELAERVKHQAMEHSDQLKQQASGMMHGVQDNLREPVHQATEQVRSTAAQGVASVRDTGVGEAQHIREDAREAPRRW, via the coding sequence ATGTCCACCGATCCGGACCGGATCCGGTACGACATCGAGGCAGCCAGAGCGGAGTTGAGCAGCGACGTCGACGCGTTGACCGACAGGGTCAACCCGCGTCGCATCGCGGCCGCGCCGGTGAACCGGGCCCGTGGCCGGCTCAGCCGCATGGTCGACGCGATCATGGGCAACGCCAGGCACGCGCGGGACGTGGCCAGCCAGCAGGCGTCCGGCGTGACGCAGCGGGCCTCGGCCACCACCAACCGGCTGTCCGACACCACGCAACACCTGACCGGTACGGCGCAGCACGGCGCCGCCACCGCCGGCGAGCGGGCGCGGGGCCTCACCCATGCCTCGCGGGAACGGGCCGAGGGCAATCCGCTCGCCGCGGGTCTCATCGCCTTCGGGGTGGGCGCGCTGGCCTCGTCGCTCCTGCGGCCCAGCCACAAGGAGCGGGAGCTGGCCGAGCGCGTCAAGCACCAGGCCATGGAACACTCGGACCAGCTCAAGCAGCAGGCCAGCGGCATGATGCACGGCGTGCAGGACAACCTGCGCGAACCCGTCCACCAGGCGACCGAGCAGGTCAGGTCCACCGCGGCCCAGGGCGTGGCCTCGGTCCGCGACACGGGCGTCGGGGAGGCGCAGCACATCCGCGAGGACGCGCGGGAGGCGCCACGCAGATGGTGA
- a CDS encoding NAD-dependent epimerase/dehydratase family protein, producing MRVLVTGAAGFIGSQVADLLVAEGHQVVCLDALLPQAHGGALPEWSRRHDPVIGDVRDPGLLDDLLAGVDAVCHQAAMVGHGLDPSDAPDYASHNDYGTAVLLAAMHRAGVSRLVLASSMVVYGEGRYGCARHGVVRPAPRRAADLAAGRYDPTCPECGDTLAALLVPEDAPLEPRSTYAASKLAQEHLAAAWARQTGGGVWALRYHNVYGPRMPRDTPYAGVASIFRSALADGRPPRVYEDGRQRRDFVHVTDVARANLLALTAPAPDGLVPLNVCSGEPHTVGDLAAALASAMGGPAPVVVGGARAADVRHVVADPGRARELLGCTARVGFLDGVTAFATDPLRAPAAVAA from the coding sequence ATGCGGGTACTGGTCACCGGCGCGGCCGGGTTCATCGGATCGCAGGTCGCGGACCTGCTCGTCGCCGAGGGGCATCAGGTGGTGTGCCTGGACGCGTTGCTGCCGCAGGCGCACGGCGGCGCGCTCCCGGAGTGGTCGCGCCGGCACGACCCGGTGATCGGCGACGTGCGGGACCCGGGGCTGCTCGACGACCTGCTGGCCGGGGTGGACGCGGTGTGCCACCAGGCGGCGATGGTCGGGCACGGGCTGGACCCCTCCGACGCCCCCGACTACGCCAGCCACAACGACTACGGCACGGCGGTGCTGCTCGCCGCGATGCACCGGGCCGGCGTGTCCCGGCTCGTGCTGGCCAGCTCCATGGTGGTCTACGGCGAGGGGCGCTACGGCTGCGCCCGGCACGGCGTCGTCCGGCCCGCCCCGCGCCGCGCCGCCGACCTGGCCGCCGGCCGGTACGACCCCACCTGCCCGGAGTGCGGCGACACCCTCGCCGCCCTGCTGGTGCCCGAGGACGCCCCGCTGGAGCCGCGCAGCACGTACGCGGCCAGCAAGCTGGCGCAGGAGCACCTGGCCGCCGCCTGGGCCCGGCAGACCGGGGGCGGGGTGTGGGCGCTGCGCTACCACAACGTCTACGGTCCCCGGATGCCCCGCGACACCCCGTACGCCGGGGTCGCCTCGATCTTCCGCTCGGCGCTGGCGGACGGCCGGCCGCCCCGGGTGTACGAGGACGGCCGGCAGCGCCGCGACTTCGTGCACGTCACCGACGTGGCGCGGGCGAACCTGCTGGCGCTGACCGCACCCGCCCCGGACGGCCTGGTGCCGCTCAACGTCTGTTCCGGCGAGCCGCACACCGTCGGCGACCTCGCCGCCGCGCTGGCCTCCGCGATGGGCGGGCCGGCCCCGGTGGTGGTCGGCGGCGCCCGCGCCGCCGACGTACGGCACGTGGTCGCCGACCCGGGCCGCGCGCGCGAGCTGCTCGGCTGCACCGCCCGGGTCGGCTTCCTCGACGGGGTGACCGCCTTCGCCACCGACCCCCTCCGCGCCCCGGCCGCCGTAGCAGCCTGA